The Trueperaceae bacterium genome contains a region encoding:
- a CDS encoding roadblock/LC7 domain-containing protein, with translation MLEPSLDLYGETFDRVDGLLRELLAKSRARYAMIIDRKGFVLAHQRALWAPKPPSLDSFATLIASNYSANRAIAQLFGEEGFKETVQQGEEVGTYLEELGEEALLVTVFDSGAQLGRVKMATKLAAAEIRAVIEASQEAPPAVEFDKEWSDSTAALLDGLFGTRER, from the coding sequence ATGCTGGAGCCGTCGCTCGACCTCTACGGCGAGACGTTCGACCGCGTCGACGGCCTGCTGCGCGAGCTCCTGGCCAAGAGCCGCGCTCGCTACGCCATGATCATCGACCGCAAGGGCTTCGTGCTGGCGCACCAGCGGGCGCTGTGGGCGCCGAAGCCGCCGTCCCTCGACTCGTTCGCCACGCTCATCGCCTCCAACTACTCCGCCAACCGCGCCATCGCGCAGCTGTTCGGCGAGGAGGGCTTCAAGGAGACGGTGCAGCAGGGCGAAGAGGTGGGGACCTACCTCGAGGAGCTGGGTGAGGAGGCCCTGCTCGTGACCGTCTTCGACTCCGGCGCCCAGCTCGGTAGGGTGAAGATGGCGACCAAGCTGGCGGCCGCGGAGATCCGCGCCGTCATCGAGGCCTCCCAGGAGGCGCCGCCCGCCGTGGAGTTCGACAAGGAGTGGTCGGACTCCACCGCCGCCCTGCTCGACGGGCTGTTCGGGACGAGGGAACGATGA
- a CDS encoding ADP-ribosylation factor-like protein: protein MSTINFAVREINFKIVYYGPGLSGKTTNLKQIYDQVPAESKGEMVSLATEDERTLFFDFLPLDLGKVNGFKTRFHLYTVPGQVFYNSSRKLILRGVDGVVFVADSAPDRLRANAESLRNLRENLQEYNLRLADVPTVLQFNKRDLPDALPMEMLNAVLNPEGRFQVFEAVAAEFKGVFEPLRAVATMVLEKLAQKA from the coding sequence ATGAGCACGATCAACTTCGCGGTCCGGGAGATCAACTTCAAGATCGTCTACTACGGACCCGGCCTGTCCGGGAAGACGACGAACCTCAAGCAGATCTACGACCAGGTCCCGGCCGAGTCGAAGGGCGAGATGGTCTCGCTCGCCACCGAGGACGAGCGCACGCTCTTCTTCGACTTCCTGCCCCTCGACCTGGGCAAGGTCAACGGCTTCAAGACCCGCTTCCACCTCTACACGGTGCCGGGGCAGGTCTTCTACAACTCCTCGCGCAAGCTGATCCTGCGCGGCGTCGACGGCGTCGTGTTCGTCGCCGACTCGGCGCCGGACCGCCTGAGGGCGAACGCCGAGAGCCTGCGCAACCTGCGCGAGAACCTGCAGGAGTACAACCTGCGCCTCGCCGACGTGCCCACGGTCCTGCAGTTCAACAAGCGCGACCTGCCTGACGCCCTGCCCATGGAGATGCTGAACGCGGTGCTCAACCCCGAGGGCAGGTTCCAGGTCTTCGAGGCCGTCGCCGCGGAGTTCAAGGGCGTCTTCGAGCCGCTGCGCGCCGTCGCCACGATGGTGCTCGAGAAGCTGGCCCAGAAGGCCTGA
- a CDS encoding DUF805 domain-containing protein translates to MNTFNPFRFDGRIGRLQYFGFSVIWGVLLTVVAMALGLSASMSGLSAAGSASFWLLFLVYVVATVSYGVRRLHDLDKSGWWYLLSFVPLANVVLGLILLFGPGTPGANRFGVRDEHAQAATTA, encoded by the coding sequence ATGAACACGTTCAACCCCTTCCGGTTCGACGGGCGTATCGGACGCCTGCAGTACTTCGGTTTCTCGGTCATCTGGGGAGTGCTGCTGACGGTCGTCGCCATGGCCCTGGGCCTCAGCGCGTCGATGAGCGGCCTGTCGGCCGCGGGCAGCGCGTCCTTCTGGCTCCTCTTCCTCGTCTATGTCGTGGCCACCGTCAGCTACGGCGTGAGGCGCCTGCACGACCTCGACAAGAGCGGCTGGTGGTACCTCCTCTCCTTCGTGCCGCTGGCGAACGTCGTGCTCGGCCTCATCCTCCTGTTCGGTCCCGGCACGCCCGGCGCGAACCGCTTCGGCGTCCGCGACGAGCACGCCCAGGCGGCGACCACCGCCTGA
- a CDS encoding PAS domain S-box protein: MPVVGRAAGPPLDPAALFDASPVPCVVLAPRGFTIVAVNEAVLRATGAGREELVGRPLFALFPANPADPLHGERTRLRAALRSVTRSKEPAVLPAVRYDVPATSAPQGFEERWWSPVVAPVLGAAGELEYLVVQVEDVTSTMRPAASGGGAPEHEATIARLRQSNLALARETEMRRRSEEQLRRAAALDAYRVRLDDALSRCSEPATALATALEVMAERLGVDVAYFGEVDHESGSYVVDHGIWRDGHVSPLGRYRLGDYPAATERLGRGEDLVVEDAGSDPDLDERVRTAMLSHGFWSLVAAPLVRSGRWVGIMTALGGEPRAWRPDEVALVAETAQRAWTAAEALRAERLLRQSAETFESLVVNAPFGVYVVDSDLRIALASRTAHEAFGSPPEVVGRRLEDVLSARWSPEVVAFTAETFERTLETGEPFRSKDTVQRRADRDDVEAYDWRLERVVLPNGRPGVVCYFYELTERQRLEDLLRQREEELRRLNASLEREVAAGTEELRHSEARFRHAFADGPVAACIATLEDDRLLEVNLAFERLTGYAAAEAVGRPAAELGLWSSPEDAARIAAALEGADGYRDLELKVTRKDGEVIDVLASASLINWGGEPVRLKMFIDNTANKRAQEQVSRAIKDVIAEAAWFSRNVVERLSRAGDTGRRLEPTPELTPREQQVLARIALGMTDRAIAEELGVTHQTVRNHVARIYAKIKVHSRSQAVVWAREKGIPGSAIAPT; the protein is encoded by the coding sequence GTGCCGGTCGTCGGCCGCGCCGCCGGCCCACCTCTGGACCCCGCCGCGCTCTTCGACGCTTCCCCCGTGCCCTGCGTGGTGCTCGCGCCGCGCGGCTTCACGATCGTGGCGGTGAACGAGGCCGTGCTGCGGGCTACGGGTGCCGGGCGAGAGGAGCTCGTCGGGCGGCCGTTGTTCGCCTTGTTCCCGGCGAACCCCGCCGACCCGCTCCACGGCGAGCGGACGCGGCTGCGCGCCGCCCTCAGGTCCGTGACGAGGTCGAAGGAGCCCGCGGTCCTGCCGGCGGTGCGCTACGACGTCCCGGCGACGAGCGCCCCGCAAGGCTTCGAGGAGCGTTGGTGGTCGCCCGTCGTCGCCCCGGTCCTGGGTGCCGCGGGCGAGCTCGAGTACTTGGTCGTCCAGGTCGAGGACGTCACGTCCACGATGCGGCCGGCCGCGTCAGGCGGCGGCGCCCCCGAGCACGAGGCGACGATCGCGCGCCTCCGCCAGAGCAACCTGGCCCTGGCCCGCGAGACCGAGATGAGGAGGCGCTCGGAGGAGCAGCTCCGCCGCGCGGCCGCCCTCGACGCGTACCGGGTGCGGCTGGACGACGCCCTGAGCCGGTGCAGCGAGCCCGCGACCGCCCTGGCCACGGCGCTCGAGGTCATGGCCGAGCGGCTGGGCGTGGACGTCGCCTACTTCGGCGAGGTCGACCACGAGTCGGGCAGCTACGTCGTGGACCACGGCATCTGGCGGGACGGCCACGTCAGCCCCCTCGGCCGCTACCGGCTCGGCGACTACCCGGCCGCCACCGAGCGCCTGGGGCGCGGCGAGGACCTGGTGGTGGAAGACGCCGGCTCGGACCCCGACCTCGACGAGCGGGTCAGGACCGCGATGCTGTCGCACGGCTTCTGGTCGCTCGTCGCGGCCCCCCTCGTGAGGTCGGGCCGCTGGGTCGGGATCATGACCGCGCTCGGGGGCGAGCCGCGCGCGTGGCGGCCAGACGAGGTCGCTCTCGTCGCGGAGACGGCGCAGAGGGCGTGGACGGCGGCGGAGGCGCTCCGCGCGGAGCGGCTCCTGCGGCAGAGCGCGGAGACGTTCGAGAGCCTCGTCGTCAACGCGCCCTTCGGCGTGTACGTGGTCGACTCGGACCTCCGCATCGCCCTGGCGAGCCGGACCGCGCACGAGGCGTTCGGCTCGCCGCCCGAGGTCGTCGGCCGCCGCCTCGAGGACGTGCTGAGCGCGCGGTGGAGCCCCGAGGTCGTCGCATTCACGGCAGAGACGTTCGAGCGGACGCTCGAGACCGGGGAGCCGTTCAGGTCGAAGGACACCGTCCAGCGTCGCGCCGACCGCGACGACGTGGAGGCGTACGACTGGCGCCTCGAGCGGGTGGTGCTGCCGAACGGTCGCCCCGGCGTCGTCTGCTACTTCTACGAGCTCACCGAGCGCCAGCGGCTCGAGGACCTGCTGAGGCAGCGCGAGGAGGAGCTGAGGCGGCTCAACGCGTCCCTCGAGCGCGAGGTCGCCGCGGGCACCGAGGAGCTGCGCCACAGCGAGGCCCGCTTCAGGCACGCCTTCGCCGACGGACCCGTGGCCGCCTGCATCGCCACCCTCGAGGACGACAGGCTCCTCGAGGTGAACCTGGCCTTCGAGCGGCTCACCGGCTACGCGGCCGCCGAGGCCGTCGGCCGCCCGGCGGCGGAGCTGGGCCTGTGGTCGAGCCCCGAGGACGCGGCCCGCATCGCCGCGGCGCTGGAGGGCGCCGACGGCTACAGGGACCTCGAGCTGAAGGTGACGAGGAAGGACGGCGAGGTCATCGACGTCCTGGCGTCGGCCTCGCTGATCAACTGGGGCGGCGAGCCGGTGCGGCTGAAGATGTTCATCGACAACACCGCGAACAAGCGCGCCCAGGAGCAGGTGAGCAGGGCGATCAAGGACGTCATCGCCGAGGCGGCGTGGTTCAGCAGGAACGTCGTAGAGAGGCTCTCTCGCGCCGGGGACACGGGCAGGCGGCTCGAGCCCACCCCGGAGCTCACGCCGCGGGAGCAGCAGGTGCTGGCGCGCATCGCGCTGGGCATGACGGACAGGGCCATCGCCGAGGAGCTGGGCGTGACGCACCAGACGGTGCGCAACCACGTCGCGCGCATCTACGCGAAGATCAAGGTCCACTCGCGCTCGCAGGCCGTCGTGTGGGCGCGGGAGAAGGGGATACCCGGCTCGGCGATCGCGCCGACGTGA
- the gcvH gene encoding glycine cleavage system protein GcvH: MRTPDDLRYAETHEWARKDDDGTVVVGVTDYAQDQLGDVVFVELPEVGRKVAKGDAVAVIESVKTASDIYAPVSGEVVAVNSALETRPEAINESPYEDGWLFSLAPSAEDEYEGLLDAQAYAATLAEG; this comes from the coding sequence ATGAGAACGCCAGACGACCTTCGCTACGCCGAGACCCACGAGTGGGCGCGGAAGGACGACGACGGCACCGTCGTCGTGGGCGTCACCGACTACGCCCAGGACCAGCTGGGCGACGTCGTCTTCGTCGAGCTGCCAGAGGTCGGGCGCAAGGTCGCCAAGGGCGACGCGGTGGCCGTGATCGAGTCCGTGAAGACCGCCTCCGACATCTACGCCCCGGTGAGCGGCGAGGTCGTCGCCGTGAACTCCGCGCTCGAGACCAGGCCGGAGGCGATCAACGAGAGCCCGTACGAGGACGGCTGGCTGTTCAGCCTCGCGCCGTCGGCAGAGGACGAGTACGAGGGGCTCCTCGACGCCCAGGCCTACGCCGCCACCCTGGCCGAGGGGTGA
- a CDS encoding NfeD family protein, with amino-acid sequence MRTPGPAPRALVAALTLLALLALPPAVAQPPPAGVLGEVWLVPIEGEITTATTAIVRTRVARANDQRPLALAFYIDTPGGSVDAMQDIVGLILHEAQVPTIAVVQNAFSAGALIAMAAERLAMLPGSSIGAALPILATPTGIAPVDEKFTSALRGEFRSVAEARGRNATVAEGMVDESVVIPGLSTATELVTLTARQAVEHGIADVEAATVPEALESFGYGGVPVQRLEPTFGERLGAFLSRPLLAAVLLVVGIGGLLIEIFSPGFGVPGAIGVVALAAFAYSAFVATPAGPVDLLLLVAGVVLLAVEVLVLPGFGLAGVLGLVAMVFAVVRIFEENSLSVIGYGALMGGVLLAVLLWMLPNSRVASAFRLSTRLATPTGPTVIAEDVPDLLGAVGTALSDLRPAGVARFGSSRVDVVSEGDYVPAGSRIRVLRVEGNRVTVRAVDADQAASGGAATAEGGDSLAADSDPAGPGREES; translated from the coding sequence ATGCGAACCCCGGGTCCGGCGCCGCGCGCCCTCGTGGCCGCGCTGACGCTGCTGGCCCTCCTCGCGCTTCCGCCCGCGGTGGCGCAGCCGCCGCCCGCCGGCGTCCTGGGGGAGGTGTGGCTCGTCCCCATCGAGGGCGAGATCACTACCGCCACGACGGCGATCGTCCGCACCAGGGTCGCGCGCGCGAACGACCAGCGGCCGCTCGCCCTGGCGTTCTACATCGACACGCCGGGGGGCTCCGTCGACGCGATGCAGGACATCGTCGGACTGATCCTCCACGAGGCGCAGGTGCCCACGATCGCCGTCGTGCAGAACGCCTTCAGCGCCGGCGCGCTCATCGCCATGGCCGCAGAGCGCCTGGCGATGCTGCCCGGCTCCTCGATCGGCGCCGCGCTGCCCATCCTCGCCACGCCCACGGGCATCGCGCCCGTCGACGAGAAGTTCACGTCGGCGCTGCGGGGCGAGTTCCGCAGCGTGGCCGAGGCCCGCGGCCGCAACGCCACGGTGGCCGAGGGCATGGTCGACGAGAGCGTCGTGATCCCCGGGCTCTCCACCGCCACCGAGCTCGTGACGCTGACGGCCAGGCAGGCCGTCGAGCACGGCATCGCCGACGTCGAGGCCGCCACCGTGCCCGAGGCCCTCGAGAGCTTCGGCTACGGCGGCGTGCCCGTGCAGCGCCTCGAGCCGACCTTCGGCGAGCGCCTCGGCGCCTTCCTCTCCCGGCCCCTGCTCGCCGCCGTGCTGCTCGTGGTCGGGATCGGCGGGCTCCTCATCGAGATCTTCTCCCCCGGCTTCGGCGTGCCGGGCGCGATCGGCGTCGTCGCCCTGGCGGCCTTCGCCTACTCGGCGTTCGTGGCCACGCCCGCCGGACCCGTCGACCTGCTGCTGCTCGTGGCCGGCGTCGTGCTGCTGGCCGTCGAGGTGCTGGTGCTGCCCGGGTTCGGCCTGGCCGGGGTGCTGGGGCTCGTCGCGATGGTCTTCGCCGTCGTGCGCATCTTCGAGGAGAACAGCCTCTCGGTGATCGGCTACGGCGCGCTGATGGGCGGCGTGCTGCTGGCCGTCCTGCTGTGGATGCTGCCCAACAGCCGGGTGGCGTCGGCGTTCAGGCTGTCGACGCGCCTCGCCACGCCTACCGGGCCCACGGTCATCGCCGAGGACGTCCCCGACCTCCTGGGAGCGGTCGGCACCGCGCTGTCCGACCTGCGGCCGGCCGGCGTGGCCCGGTTCGGCTCGTCGCGGGTCGACGTCGTCTCGGAGGGCGACTACGTGCCCGCGGGGAGCCGCATCAGGGTGCTGCGCGTCGAGGGCAACCGCGTGACCGTGCGTGCTGTGGACGCGGACCAGGCCGCCTCGGGCGGCGCTGCCACCGCTGAAGGCGGCGACTCGCTCGCCGCAGACTCAGACCCGGCCGGACCGGGCCGTGAGGAGAGCTGA
- a CDS encoding iron-sulfur cluster assembly accessory protein, with translation MQAGTEVLERVTFTEAGARRARELLAGSGLPGAAVRIFVKSGGCSGYQYGMKIDDKRLEGDREFESNGVQLVVDQRSWPLLRGSEVDFVENLMGGGFSVRNPNASSECGCGHSFRTDGAPPPAEGGSCG, from the coding sequence ATGCAGGCTGGCACCGAGGTACTCGAGCGCGTCACCTTCACCGAGGCCGGCGCCCGCCGCGCCCGCGAGCTCCTCGCCGGCAGCGGCCTCCCCGGCGCGGCCGTGCGCATCTTCGTGAAGTCGGGCGGCTGCAGCGGCTACCAGTACGGCATGAAGATCGACGACAAGCGCCTGGAGGGCGACAGGGAGTTCGAGTCGAACGGCGTGCAGCTGGTCGTCGACCAACGCTCCTGGCCGCTCCTCCGCGGCAGCGAGGTCGACTTCGTCGAGAACCTCATGGGCGGGGGCTTCAGCGTGCGCAACCCCAACGCCTCGTCCGAGTGCGGCTGCGGGCACAGCTTCCGCACCGACGGCGCCCCTCCGCCCGCCGAGGGCGGCAGCTGCGGCTAG
- the gcvT gene encoding glycine cleavage system aminomethyltransferase GcvT yields MLRTPLHQKHLELGARLVEFAGYEMPLHYQGGINEEHLAVRSGVGAFDVSHMAEVRVSGPEATAFLSYATLNDPARLRAGRGQYSMLPNDSGGVVDDLYVYREGEDEYLIVANAANRHAVVSHLRRLAEGRDVAVEDESDAWALIAVQGPSAALLLDRLVEPDLTEVKRNATVDAAVSGVPVRLSRTGYTGEDGFEVFVRPDDAAAVWDVVVGAGATPCGLGARDTLRLEAGFPLYGHELTESTNPLCTDFAWVVKDKPFHGREAMWGSECRRRLVGIRMVDRAIPRQGYRVLDRDRNTVGEVSSGTLSPLTRESIGFAWVDAAHAEPGSRLWVEVRGRPMGAVVVKPPFHQR; encoded by the coding sequence ATGCTCCGCACGCCCCTCCACCAGAAGCACCTCGAGCTGGGCGCCAGGCTGGTGGAGTTCGCGGGGTACGAGATGCCGCTCCACTACCAGGGCGGCATCAACGAGGAGCACCTCGCGGTCAGGAGCGGCGTGGGCGCCTTCGACGTCTCGCACATGGCCGAGGTCAGGGTCTCCGGGCCCGAGGCCACGGCGTTCCTCTCCTACGCCACGCTCAACGACCCGGCCAGGCTGAGGGCGGGCCGCGGCCAGTACAGCATGCTGCCGAACGACTCCGGAGGCGTCGTCGACGACCTGTACGTCTACCGCGAGGGCGAGGACGAGTACCTGATCGTCGCCAACGCCGCGAACCGCCACGCCGTGGTGTCGCACCTGCGGCGCCTGGCCGAAGGGCGGGACGTCGCCGTGGAGGACGAGAGCGACGCGTGGGCGCTGATAGCGGTGCAGGGCCCCAGCGCGGCCCTGCTGCTCGACAGGCTCGTGGAGCCCGACCTGACCGAGGTGAAGCGCAACGCTACCGTCGACGCCGCGGTGTCAGGGGTCCCGGTGAGGCTCAGCCGCACCGGTTACACGGGCGAGGACGGCTTCGAGGTCTTCGTGCGGCCGGACGACGCCGCGGCGGTGTGGGACGTGGTCGTCGGCGCCGGCGCCACGCCGTGCGGCCTGGGCGCGCGCGACACGCTGCGCCTCGAGGCCGGGTTCCCCCTATACGGTCACGAGCTGACCGAGAGCACGAACCCCCTGTGCACCGACTTCGCCTGGGTCGTGAAGGACAAGCCCTTCCACGGACGCGAGGCCATGTGGGGCAGCGAGTGCCGTCGGCGCCTGGTGGGCATCAGGATGGTCGACAGGGCCATACCCCGCCAGGGCTACCGGGTCCTCGACAGGGACAGGAACACCGTCGGCGAGGTCAGCTCCGGGACGCTCTCGCCGCTCACGCGCGAGAGCATCGGCTTCGCCTGGGTGGACGCCGCCCACGCGGAGCCTGGCAGCCGTCTCTGGGTCGAGGTGCGCGGCCGGCCCATGGGCGCCGTCGTCGTGAAGCCGCCGTTCCACCAGAGGTGA
- the gcvPA gene encoding aminomethyl-transferring glycine dehydrogenase subunit GcvPA — MSVRYHPHTPEDERRALEAIGAGSIGELFDDLPAELRDPEIDLPPGMDEAALLEHMRSLAERNRTRGPDFLGGGVRRHFIPSVTPHLALQSEFVTAYTPYQPEVSQGILQATFEYQTMMCELTGLDVSNASMYDGASATAEAALLAVRHTRRDRVVVSRGVHPETRAVVETYLRPLGVRIDVADLSPLTTADLPLGDDVAGVLVQQPNFLGYLEEMRRLTDAAHAAGALMVAVVDPLSLALLAPPGAYGADVAVGDGQTLGNPPSFGGPTFGFMVVREELLRQFPGRIVGQTTDVDGRRAFVLTLQAREQHIRRSKAKSNICTNHQLTALMATVNVAALGPEGLREVAAGTVERAHALAERLTAAGFAPLTGSRFFAEFVLPVAGPADEVRAALAQRGVHAGVPVPEEFGLGDAVLLAATERVSDADIDALVAALDEVGARRPAAVARG, encoded by the coding sequence GTGAGCGTGCGCTACCACCCGCACACGCCGGAGGACGAGCGCAGGGCGCTGGAGGCCATCGGCGCGGGCTCCATCGGGGAGCTGTTCGACGACCTGCCCGCCGAGCTGCGCGACCCGGAGATCGACCTCCCGCCCGGCATGGACGAGGCCGCGCTGCTCGAGCACATGCGCTCCCTGGCCGAGAGGAACCGCACCCGCGGGCCCGACTTCCTGGGCGGCGGCGTCAGGCGGCACTTCATCCCCAGCGTCACGCCCCACCTGGCCCTGCAGAGCGAGTTCGTCACGGCCTACACGCCGTACCAGCCCGAGGTCTCGCAGGGCATCCTGCAGGCGACCTTCGAGTACCAGACGATGATGTGCGAGCTCACGGGGCTCGACGTCAGCAACGCCTCGATGTACGACGGGGCGTCGGCCACGGCGGAGGCGGCGCTGCTGGCCGTGCGGCACACCCGCCGGGACCGCGTCGTCGTCAGCCGCGGCGTGCATCCCGAGACGCGCGCCGTCGTCGAGACGTACCTGCGGCCGCTCGGGGTCCGCATCGACGTCGCCGACCTCTCCCCCCTCACGACCGCGGACCTGCCCCTCGGCGACGACGTCGCCGGCGTGCTGGTGCAGCAGCCGAACTTCCTCGGCTACCTCGAGGAGATGCGTCGCCTCACCGACGCCGCCCACGCGGCGGGGGCGCTGATGGTCGCCGTCGTCGACCCGCTCTCGCTGGCCCTGCTCGCGCCGCCGGGCGCCTACGGCGCCGATGTCGCCGTCGGCGACGGGCAGACCCTCGGCAACCCGCCCTCCTTCGGCGGCCCCACGTTCGGCTTCATGGTCGTGCGCGAGGAGCTGCTGCGTCAGTTCCCCGGCCGCATCGTCGGCCAGACCACCGACGTCGACGGCCGGCGGGCGTTCGTGCTCACCCTGCAGGCGCGCGAGCAGCACATCCGCCGCAGCAAGGCGAAGTCGAACATCTGCACGAACCACCAGCTCACGGCGCTGATGGCCACCGTGAACGTGGCGGCACTGGGCCCCGAGGGCCTGCGCGAGGTCGCGGCCGGCACCGTCGAGCGCGCGCACGCGCTCGCGGAGCGGCTCACCGCGGCCGGCTTCGCGCCGCTCACGGGCAGCCGCTTCTTCGCCGAGTTCGTCCTGCCCGTGGCCGGGCCCGCCGACGAGGTGCGCGCGGCGCTGGCGCAGCGCGGCGTCCACGCCGGCGTGCCGGTGCCGGAGGAGTTCGGGCTCGGCGACGCCGTGCTGCTCGCGGCCACGGAGCGCGTGAGCGACGCGGACATCGACGCCCTGGTGGCGGCCCTCGACGAGGTGGGCGCGCGCCGCCCCGCGGCGGTGGCCCGTGGCTGA
- the gcvPB gene encoding aminomethyl-transferring glycine dehydrogenase subunit GcvPB, which yields MADFPLVYERSKAGRRGAQPPAPRRFDLAGALGEENLREAPPRLPEVSELDLVRHYTQLAHRQFSIDANFYPLGSCTMKYNPKVNEEAAKLFSDLHPYQAPETAQGALQLMYELQRDLCAITGMDAFSLQPAAGAHGELAGVLMIRAYHESRGEGEQRRVVLVPDSAHGTNPATAAMAGYEVREVPTGPGGEVDLEAYEAEMGPHVAAVMLTNPNTLGLFERRILDLARVAHAAGALLYYDGANLNAILGRVRPGDMGFDVVHLNLHKTFTTPHGGGGPGTGPVGVKARLAEFLPVPVIERRGDEYVAVEDRPRSIGRMRSHFGNFGNLVRAYAYIRALGREGLRQVSGYAVLNANYLRVRLKQLGFRVPFDRVNMHEFVAQPPEGLRTLDVAKALLDHGMHPMTVYFPLTVKEAMMIEPTETEPLETLDAYVEALRQVLERAARDPDYLHGAPYDTPVRRLDEVKAARQPVLRYRFPEDEAA from the coding sequence GTGGCTGACTTCCCCCTCGTCTACGAGCGGTCGAAGGCCGGCCGCCGCGGCGCCCAGCCGCCCGCCCCGCGCCGGTTCGACCTGGCCGGCGCCCTGGGCGAGGAGAACCTGCGCGAGGCGCCGCCCCGGCTGCCGGAGGTCTCCGAGCTCGACCTCGTGCGCCACTACACCCAGCTCGCGCACCGGCAGTTCTCGATCGACGCCAACTTCTACCCGCTCGGCTCCTGCACGATGAAGTACAACCCCAAGGTCAACGAGGAGGCCGCGAAGCTCTTCTCCGACCTTCATCCCTACCAGGCGCCGGAGACCGCCCAGGGCGCGCTGCAGCTGATGTACGAGCTCCAGCGCGACCTGTGCGCGATCACCGGCATGGACGCCTTCAGCCTCCAGCCCGCCGCCGGCGCGCACGGCGAGCTCGCCGGGGTGCTGATGATCCGCGCCTACCACGAGTCGCGCGGCGAGGGCGAGCAGCGGCGCGTCGTGCTGGTGCCGGACAGCGCCCACGGCACCAACCCCGCCACGGCGGCGATGGCCGGCTACGAGGTGCGCGAGGTGCCCACCGGCCCCGGGGGCGAGGTGGACCTGGAGGCCTACGAGGCTGAGATGGGCCCCCACGTGGCGGCCGTGATGCTCACGAACCCGAACACGCTAGGGCTGTTCGAGCGGCGCATCCTCGACCTCGCCCGCGTCGCTCACGCCGCCGGCGCCCTCCTCTACTACGACGGCGCCAACCTCAACGCGATCCTCGGCCGCGTGCGGCCCGGCGACATGGGCTTCGACGTCGTGCACCTCAACCTGCACAAGACGTTCACGACGCCCCACGGCGGCGGCGGGCCCGGCACAGGGCCCGTGGGCGTGAAGGCGCGCCTCGCGGAGTTCCTGCCCGTCCCCGTGATCGAGAGGCGTGGCGACGAGTACGTGGCCGTCGAGGACCGCCCGCGCTCCATCGGCCGCATGCGCAGCCACTTCGGGAACTTCGGGAACCTCGTGCGCGCCTACGCCTACATCAGGGCCCTGGGCCGCGAGGGCCTGAGGCAGGTCAGCGGCTACGCCGTCCTGAACGCGAACTACCTGCGCGTGAGGTTGAAACAGCTCGGCTTCAGGGTGCCCTTCGACCGCGTGAACATGCACGAGTTCGTGGCGCAGCCCCCCGAGGGCCTGCGGACGCTCGACGTCGCCAAGGCCCTGCTCGATCACGGCATGCACCCGATGACCGTCTACTTCCCGCTGACGGTCAAGGAGGCCATGATGATCGAGCCGACCGAGACGGAGCCGCTCGAGACGCTCGACGCCTACGTGGAGGCCCTGCGTCAGGTGCTGGAGCGCGCGGCGCGGGACCCCGACTACCTGCACGGCGCGCCGTACGACACGCCGGTGAGGCGCCTCGACGAGGTCAAGGCCGCGAGGCAGCCGGTGCTGCGCTACCGCTTCCCGGAGGACGAGGCCGCCTGA